From Calothrix sp. PCC 6303, a single genomic window includes:
- a CDS encoding BREX system ATP-binding domain-containing protein, producing MEGRIATQIVESLRKGIPPMRGVDKYSVGNEKLIEGIKKHHFNGITERGIIRFLSGSWGSGKTHFFRLLREVAFQNECLVSNVQLNADDAALNKFEKVFYSIVRSISTPEYFSENSFYETTPFGRVLQESLAYLANGKISNIFSYEEYVKARETLMLDRSIDIDFKKMIQKYWETFLPEAPDVALQEQNRAEILQWFSGEGSLATYRRKFEVNKIVNKDNAKIMLQSLAGFVRLSGYKGLVILFDEAEQAYSIMRKSSLRDAHNNLLSLINNIESLNGLFLIYATTPDFFTDPKHGIIIYGALQGRIGKPEQRKPRALDSVWNLDEVETNLSEYQAAAEKICSIYASAYLEASVELPSEAGINAFVKELFEIHPSLSGVRFWRVLVTTLIAHLDDYLEGEVRTTETIYGDVMDRLRED from the coding sequence ATGGAAGGGCGCATCGCTACACAGATTGTTGAATCATTACGCAAAGGAATTCCTCCGATGCGTGGGGTTGATAAATACTCAGTAGGTAATGAGAAATTAATTGAAGGTATTAAAAAACATCATTTTAACGGAATAACAGAACGAGGTATTATTCGCTTTTTAAGTGGCTCTTGGGGTTCTGGTAAAACTCACTTTTTCAGATTATTAAGAGAAGTTGCTTTTCAAAATGAATGTTTAGTTTCAAATGTACAACTGAACGCAGATGATGCAGCATTAAACAAGTTTGAGAAAGTATTTTATTCAATTGTTCGTAGTATTTCAACTCCAGAGTATTTTTCTGAGAATAGTTTTTATGAAACTACTCCTTTTGGACGAGTATTGCAAGAATCTTTAGCCTATCTTGCTAATGGTAAAATTAGTAACATATTTTCCTATGAAGAGTATGTCAAGGCAAGAGAAACACTCATGCTCGATCGCAGCATTGACATAGATTTTAAGAAGATGATTCAAAAATATTGGGAAACTTTTTTACCTGAAGCCCCTGATGTAGCACTTCAAGAGCAAAATAGAGCCGAGATTCTCCAATGGTTCAGTGGAGAAGGAAGTTTAGCAACGTATCGCAGAAAATTTGAAGTTAACAAAATAGTTAACAAAGATAACGCAAAAATAATGTTGCAATCTTTGGCTGGATTTGTAAGGCTTTCCGGCTACAAAGGTTTAGTAATATTATTTGATGAAGCAGAACAAGCATATTCTATTATGCGAAAATCTTCGTTGAGAGATGCTCACAATAACCTTTTGTCTTTAATCAACAACATTGAGTCTCTTAACGGTTTATTTCTAATCTATGCTACGACTCCAGACTTTTTTACTGACCCAAAACATGGCATTATTATTTACGGTGCTTTGCAAGGAAGAATTGGTAAGCCAGAACAGCGTAAACCACGAGCTTTAGACTCTGTTTGGAATTTAGACGAAGTAGAAACAAACTTATCTGAATACCAAGCTGCTGCGGAGAAAATTTGTAGTATTTATGCAAGTGCATATCTAGAAGCATCTGTAGAATTACCCTCTGAAGCAGGAATTAATGCTTTCGTGAAAGAATTATTTGAGATTCACCCTTCACTTAGCGGTGTACGTTTTTGGCGAGTTTTAGTTACTACTCTAATTGCTCATTTAGATGACTATTTAGAAGGAGAAGTCAGAACAACAGAAACAATTTACGGTGATGTAATGGATCGCCTACGAGAGGATTAA
- a CDS encoding IS4 family transposase, with product MFDILSLLQCFLPQINATTMKQLNQIILAMLAMSGRVTMLGISRWTGSGGSYRTMLRFFHTVIPWATLFWLFFRKHLFRANEVYLLAGDEVVVSKSGKKTYGLDRFFSSLVSKPISGLSFFTLSLVSVEQRHSFPIQIEQVIKNDIEKSSVSPRPEIKAKEKRGRGRPKGSKNKNKTEVILTSELLRIKKMINELVKLVANFIPLTYLVLDGHFGNNNALQMARQVNLHIISKLRHDSALYIPYQNPDPNHRSRRKYGDKLDWRNISDEYLRQSSIEEDIQTDSYQATLLHKEFAQSLNVVILVKTNLKTNARSHVILFSSDLKLSSEKIIDYYKLRFQIEFNFRDAKQFWGLEDFMNIGQTAVTNAANLAFFMVNLSHHLLADFRILNPDSGIIDLKAHYRGFRYVHEILKMLPEIPEPILLTRIFAKLTSLGRIHHVSTGVESS from the coding sequence ATGTTTGACATTTTATCATTGTTACAGTGCTTCCTGCCGCAGATAAATGCTACAACGATGAAGCAATTGAACCAAATAATCTTGGCAATGTTAGCGATGAGCGGGCGAGTCACTATGTTGGGAATTTCTCGTTGGACAGGTAGTGGTGGTAGTTATCGGACGATGTTGAGATTTTTTCATACGGTAATCCCTTGGGCGACATTGTTTTGGCTATTTTTCCGCAAGCATTTGTTCCGTGCAAATGAGGTTTATTTGCTTGCAGGAGATGAAGTTGTAGTAAGTAAATCTGGGAAAAAAACTTATGGGTTGGATAGATTCTTTTCCAGCCTAGTAAGTAAGCCAATATCAGGGCTATCTTTCTTTACATTATCATTAGTAAGTGTTGAACAAAGGCACTCATTTCCGATTCAAATAGAACAGGTAATAAAGAACGATATAGAAAAAAGTAGTGTATCGCCAAGACCAGAAATAAAAGCCAAAGAAAAACGTGGACGTGGACGACCAAAAGGGAGTAAAAATAAAAACAAGACCGAAGTAATTCTCACATCTGAATTACTCAGAATTAAGAAGATGATTAATGAGCTAGTCAAGCTGGTAGCTAACTTTATCCCACTGACTTACTTAGTCTTAGATGGTCATTTTGGAAACAATAATGCTTTGCAGATGGCTCGACAGGTCAACTTACATATAATTTCCAAGTTACGCCACGATTCAGCATTATACATACCTTACCAAAATCCTGACCCTAATCATCGTTCACGCCGTAAATACGGAGATAAACTAGACTGGCGTAATATTTCTGATGAATATTTGCGTCAAAGTAGTATCGAAGAGGATATCCAAACCGATAGTTACCAAGCTACTTTACTGCACAAAGAATTTGCCCAGTCCCTGAATGTAGTTATTTTGGTGAAAACAAATCTGAAAACTAATGCTCGCAGTCACGTAATTCTGTTTTCTAGTGACCTAAAGTTGTCATCTGAGAAAATAATTGACTACTACAAACTACGCTTTCAGATCGAGTTTAACTTCCGTGATGCCAAGCAATTTTGGGGATTGGAAGACTTTATGAACATCGGTCAAACTGCGGTGACTAATGCTGCTAATCTAGCATTCTTTATGGTTAATTTATCTCATCATCTTCTCGCTGATTTCCGCATCCTGAATCCTGACTCCGGCATTATTGATCTTAAGGCTCATTATCGTGGCTTTCGATATGTCCATGAGATCTTAAAAATGCTTCCAGAAATCCCTGAGCCTATTTTATTAACCCGGATTTTTGCCAAGCTTACTTCTTTAGGGCGTATTCATCACGTTTCTACGGGCGTTGAATCCTCTTAA
- a CDS encoding BREX system ATP-binding domain-containing protein, whose protein sequence is MSTEVQGVIESLRLGIPPSGYIRYFTVGRISEIAQLTARLQQEKSGALLLKANYGSGKSHLLRFIRETALKEGFAISSVTLDAKSGIRFNRMDQILGAIWRGLEIPGNAENKGVRPFFDFVCQQARSSTGTKGDEWAKITNKGQYLCQIKRIQRP, encoded by the coding sequence ATGAGTACAGAGGTGCAAGGAGTTATTGAATCCCTTCGTTTGGGTATTCCTCCTAGTGGTTATATTCGTTATTTTACAGTAGGCAGAATATCAGAGATAGCCCAACTTACAGCAAGGCTTCAGCAGGAAAAATCAGGAGCGCTGTTACTAAAAGCAAATTATGGCTCTGGTAAAAGCCACTTGTTACGGTTTATTCGTGAAACTGCTCTGAAAGAAGGCTTTGCGATTAGTTCAGTAACGCTAGATGCCAAATCAGGCATTCGCTTCAATCGTATGGATCAGATTTTAGGGGCTATATGGCGAGGTTTAGAAATACCGGGCAATGCTGAAAATAAAGGCGTTCGACCCTTTTTTGATTTTGTCTGTCAGCAAGCTCGTAGTAGTACAGGTACAAAAGGAGATGAATGGGCAAAAATAACTAATAAAGGTCAATACCTCTGCCAAATTAAGAGGATTCAACGCCCGTAG